ccattcattggctgatggggcctagcatgtatgtgtgccttgacttgtttgtgtgcactgtgactcctatgatcccagggggcggggcttagtacttaaaatggcagtttcctatttaggattatctACTGCATTCCCCCTCAATGAGGCAGTGGCCCATAAAGATGGTGGATAAATAACAATGTTCCATTGGGGATAATGCCCCAAACTGGCAGTGAGATACGGGGGAATAATCTGGGAATTCTAACACCAGAATTTGCCTTTGCTTTCCAGTGGGGAAAAGTGGAAGAGTTAAAAGGAATTGGAATGAAGAACAATCGCACCATGAACCCCTGTCCTGTTTATGATAAGGAAACCAAAGAGCTGTTTTTGTTCTTTAACTGCATCCCAGAGGGGGTGTCGGAGAGTGATATGAAAACGTGGGGGAATCAGTCGAAGATGTGTTATGTCACAAGCAGGGATTATGGGAAAACCTGGAGCCGTGTGAAAAATATCACTGGTGCCACCATCGACATCAACAAACTGGCGACTGTTTTTGTGGCACCGGGACACGGCATTCAGACACGGCATTTAGAGTGCTGGGATCTCATTATTCCTGCCTATGTCTATGTTGCAGGCAGCTGGGATACACAGTTGAAGGGTGTAAAAGCGCATTCATTTTACCTTTACAGCAAAGACCATGGCAACAGCTGGCGGGTATCCGAGCGTATTATTTGCTATGAGACTGGCGAATGTGAGCTGGCGGAAATAACTGGTAACCATGGCGAACTGATGCTTTATTGTAACGCTCGATCCACATGCGGCAAAAGGATAGAAGCGCAAGCGGAGATAGGGGGGACATTTGCCAGCGCTAATGAAAGCACCACGCTCCCTGAGTATGGAGGGGGGTGTATGGGAAGTGTTGTGAGTTTCCCTGGGAAAGGGCAGGAGGGAACCCACCGGCTTCTCTACTCACATCCGACCAAGGAAGAACGAAATGACCTGGGAATATACCTCAACAGAATGGATAGTAAGCCATGGTCTGACCCAAAGATCATTTACGAAGGCCCAAGCGCCTACTCTGATCTCGCCTACTGCCAGGGTACCGATACCGTCGCCATCTTGTTTGAGTGCGGGAAGAAAACTCCGTATGAGGAAATCGGTTTCTGCTCGTTACCACTTAACGATGTCCTGTCTGCCTGTAGCACCACCGCGGTGTAGAATTTCCTCTTCCTGCTCATTGACTTTTCCAAAATTCCCCTCCATATTATCCGTCACAAACATGGACAGGTTTCAAAATGCCATCTGCTGATGCCCGGTGTTCCCCAGGGCACGGGGTATGGGCAAGTGAAGCCGCAGCTCCTCTCTATTTTCTGCTGTTCGGATGATTCGGACTGCTGACCTGAATGATTGGGAACAATAGAAAGGCGGCCATTTTGCTTATGGAGGGTGCGGCTTCCTTTAAAGGGGCTGTCCTGAGATTATTCTGAGATCATTTGAaactggtcttcgttttttattatttctgctaTTATTTTTTTCACTGTTATTTCTGCAACTCTGCAGTTTGGCGTTTcggcaactatctggttgctagggctcaaatgaccttagtaaccagggaatggtttgaatgagaggctgatatatttataggagagggcctaaatagaaaaatcagtaataaaaagtaagaataccaataaaatcatagcttcgcagagcaatagtttctttggctgccggggtcagtgacccctccatttgaaagctggatagaGTCAGtataaagaggcaaataattaaaaaactttaagaaataaataatgaacaccaattaaaaagttgcttagaattggccattctataacatactgaagaaCCGCCTATTTAAATAccctttatattaaaggagaaggaaaggtacaaactcagtaggtttatcagaaaggtctgtgtaaatacagccataagcactcacagaaatgctgcactgagtcctctatcaaaagaaacacaggatttcttgtctccttttgtgtcacttgttcttctgtgtcagacttcctgctttttagaaaaatccttcagggtacgggcacgagtctgctcagtttgctcttctctcTGTCAGGTCTGTCCACTGGTGAGTGACCAGCAGGTTGGAGCCTATGTGCTGAGTAGGCCGGGAAACTCCCATTAATGGCActttccctctccccctcccttctcctcccatcagaactcgctccccctcccatcagaactcactctccctcccatcagaattcactccccctcccataaaactcactcccctcccatcagaattccctccccctcccattggaatttgctccccctcccatcggaattccctccccctcccatcagaactcactccccctcctaactctgtgtaatctgagctaccagcagccagagctgcagcaggcagctactgagaccaagctaaaatggcagctgctatcttaaacaaacagagggagcttctatggctgttactcaggcatgtaaagctttctgcagaataaatatagggttctaggtggcactaatgtggggaatctattggcaataaaatgccaaaatgcctttccttctcctttaacacatttGCTTAAAGAATTGTGCTTAGGGCAGTGGAAACCCTACTGTGCCAATACTGTATCGTGCCTCTGTACCTAcaattgccatattttttatattttattacataattgcTGCGTTTTGCCTTTAAGGGCCAATGCACCTGAGACAACGGTGGCCAAATGGGCACCTACATGTTCAGCATCACAATgaccagtgtcccattcattagGCACAACTTGGCTGCGGCAATGAACATGGGCTTCTGTAGGAACCCGCAAACTGCCAGCAGCCTTTGGAGGTGGCCATAGAGTCAGGTTCCTgtgcatcaataggcacattgTGCTCAATCGGGACTGATAATATAAACTTTGCTGGAGAAGAGGCTATTAATAAGAGATATGATAacgatgtataaatatataaggggatcatataataacctctctaatgttttatttaccagtagggccttccaacgggcacgagggcacccactccgtttagaagaaaggaggttccagcttaatatttggaaagggcTTGTTACAGGGAGAGCTGGGAAGCTGTgagataatgcaccccctactgtaaattataaggattttagaagtcacaaAATGGTCTTAGCACCAAGCTTCTCACACCTCTgtatattaaaggtgaactatcgtGAAATCATAATATAGGCTTACCCTCTATTACCCTAATGCACAACAGGGATTGTccttgcacttgtgcccctggGGTTAAGTAAAGGACCTTGTTTtgatgggctaagggggcccagcctgaaggccagttagggggggatttggggtgagtgcttatttgtaccctgggtacccctggaactatagcggggtgactgttaccccaatgtttctatatatctgtaaccttgttatgggctaagggggcccagcctgaaggccagttagggggggatttggggtgagtgcttatttgtgccctgggtacccctggaactatagcggggtgactgttaccccaatgtttctatatatctgtaaccttgttatgggctaagggggcccagcctgaaggccagttagggggggatttggggtgagtgcttatttgtgccctgggtacccctggaactatagcagggtgactgttaccccaatgtttctatatacagtTCATTGTGTATAAACAAGCAATGGAAAGTGCAGTTGGATAAGTGGATATATAAAAATGGAAAGAGCACccttatatatataatgaatcatATAGGGACACATAATACATGATTATTATAACAATATACAGAGCTAATGGAATACAGATCTATATAGGCAATATAGTCAGTAGGTATAATACAGTGTAAAATATCCTACTCATTGTGTAATGTAAGTGATATTGATGTGATTACACTCAGTAGGTTTGTACCTAGTACAGCTCAGTATATAAGAAGGCAGTTTTTATAAAGGAAGGGAACTAACTGCCTGATGTCCCACAATTACTACACAATAACAGCTGCTTTAATCACTGAATTTTCCCCCAGGAAGGTGTGTGCATTGGGAGTCAATAACCAACGggtttggattgtaagctctgcgggggaATCACTGTGCATGTGAATCACACGTACTGCACTTTTGTTGTTACTGAGTCTGCGATCTCTTCAGTGCatgcattttattcttttaaataaacatttattgcaTTAACCCTGCGTTTTCtttgtgtttgcattttttgCTATTGTTTTTGAGTATTAATTGTGCCCGGGGTCTGGCTGCACTTTGCACTGAATAATACATGTGGCACATTGGCACATAGGGCAGGCGCTGCTTCCATCACACAAGTTAGGGGAGGGGACAGGGGAGGGACAACTACATGACTCCACCCTCCCACCACTCATgaatacattggtgccaaaccCAGGGAGCCCtgtattactgggggtgccaggggGTCTCTGCCCAggtttaaagtgcaaaaatggccGATTGTGCCTCTGCACACTGATTTTCCAGTAGTACATGACCCATTATCtgtagggttggactggcccaatggGAAACTGGAGAATTCCCCAGCAGGCTCAATCAGGGTGGCCCCTTTTTCCTCATTTGGGTGTACAGTGAATTAACTCTTTACTATCTTTGTCAGATTCTAGAGGGGCAATAGCCTgaatatcagtgagtactgcagcccCCTATGTGACCCATGTAATGCTGGGGGTGAAACAGGTGGAACCGGGGGGGGAAAAGAAAGTCACATTCAGCTAGAGGGGCAATAGTCCAACACTTTAGCTCCtagtttaataaatctgcccgaATATCCTGCCCTTTGGCACATGGATTAATATAAAAACCCCTTGTCTGGTATAAAATCTGGGTTCAAGGGCAGGAGATAAAGCACTGGGGGTACAAGGGTGCTATAGGGGAGACCCTGACAGGAATGAAGGATCAGAATGGAGcagcccaaccccccccccccccaactgccacTGTGAGTGACCCAGTAAAGCCGGGAGGTGCCTGTGGATCTGCTGGTGGAGGTGCAGGAGAGCATGATGGGATTTCTTGGGATCCATATTGGATGAGTAGGAGAGGTATGTGGGTGGGGGTATGAGTGGGGGTATGGGTGGGTGTACGGGTGGGGGTATGGGAGTATGAGTGGGGGTATgggggtggggtatgggtggggGTACGGGTGGGGGTATGGGAGTATGAGTGGGGGTATGGGTGGGGGTATGGGGGCATGAGTGGGGGTATGTGGGTGGGGGTATGGGTGGGGGTATGGGTGGGGGTATGAGTGGGGGTATGGGTGGGTGTACGGGTGGGGGTATGGGTGGGTGTACGGGTGGGTGGGGGTATGGGTGGGGGTATGTGGGTGGGGGTATGGGTGGGGGTATGAGTGGGGGTATGGGTGGGTGTATGGGTGGGGGTATGGGTGGGTGTACGGGTGGGTGGGGGTATGGGGGTATGGGTGGGGGTATGTGGGTGGGGGTATGGGTGGGGGTATGGGTGGGGGTATGTAGCGTCAGAAGGGAAAGTCAGTTGGTGCCAAGATTCATATTAACACTAATTATGTTGTTGCTCGTTATTTCCTGTATGTACTAAGGGCAACTTGCCCCAAACCAGCTCTTAGTCTGTGTAACTGGTTCAACTGGGAAAGAGCTGTATAAGCTGAGGGGGAATATGAGACATTTATATTTCTGCCCAGTAGGTGTCGCTTTCCCCCAGGATTATAAGGACCCAGAGATTCCTCTGatctgttttaaaggggaactcaacctaaaagttgttttttgcacagtaaaaaatacataattctaagcaacttccccaCATCCCAATTCATTGTTATTGAGAGCAGTGTCTGTCCGGGTGTTTATatcctctgcactgctggctctgactccccACACAATTATTAAGTATTTCGGCCCCCAATATACAGAGCAGCGCAGGTTTGTTATCAAAGTCACCGAGGAATAAAGTCTGTGTATCTGGAGAGGGAGCATTATGGGAAACTGCCTGGGTCTTTGTTCAACCCCTGCTGCTATGGTACAAGATTAAGACTAAATGGGGCCCAACATTTTTGGTAATAAGTTTGATTGACACGACATCAATACTGTGTGTCTGGTCACCAGcctgccccctgctggtcacCCCTTGAACTGATCCATAGTCACAGAGTACCCACCCGTGCCAGCCAGGGAGCCCCCACTGCGCCAAGCCTGCGATATCCCTGCCCGCCCAATGTGTGGCCCAACTTCACCTGCAAACCAATCAGATGTGCCCCAGTTTGCCTGATGGGTAATCCGGCCCTGTGCGCTGCTTGGGGGGCCACTCATGGAGGGCAGGTCAGTCACACCAGGAAAACCATCTAAGGTTGCACTCAAGGGCCACAGGAGCAGATCAGTGGCCAACGTGGATCCCTTTAGATATGGGGGTCTTGGCCACACACCCCGTTTACCCTCAAACATGCCCCTGGTCTGGCCCAGCCCCTGAATGGGTGCAACTGCTCCTGAGTATGTGGGTGACACTTCAGTCTAATTCAATGGCCCCGACACTCGGCCAGTAAGAGCCCCTCACTATGAGCCCCCCGTGCCGGCAAGCTGGAATCCTTTATTTCAAcactattattttattgttaaaggagaagtaaaccctaaaaatgaatatggctagaaatgtcatattttatataaggAACCAGACTTCTaacttgtcacaggggctccccatcttggaacgtgtcagtggcactgcacatgctcagtgggctctgggcagctgctgagaagctgagcttaggggtcgtattGTATTGtggtatttatattctatatatacagtatattgtgtgtcagtccctaagcccaggtaagtgacagcagcacagagtatgtgcagggaatcagcagaaaagcagatggggggctactgggggcacctttgggggcacagatcttccctgccatagggctgtgggggcctcgggctggtacaggagcccagaacataatgtgccacatttctagcctatgtctttagttaggctttagttcccctttaaagatgctTTGGgcagctggggcccctgtgtgggtaccggggggggggggaattcctgCCCTGGCTCTAACCCCGCCGAGGGATATGACAGTCAGAGGATGATGAAACTCAGTAAGAATTGGGTGTGAGGCAGCGGCAGTAGCCAATGGGCAGCCGGGAGGGATTTTGGGAGGC
This sequence is a window from Xenopus tropicalis strain Nigerian chromosome 2, UCB_Xtro_10.0, whole genome shotgun sequence. Protein-coding genes within it:
- the neu3.2 gene encoding sialidase-4, producing MKDEKPKKKVLFKSGPNGPVYRIPSLLYIEQEKKKTFLAFAERRKNADDASAEYLVMRKGVWENGSVKWGKVEELKGIGMKNNRTMNPCPVYDKETKELFLFFNCIPEGVSESDMKTWGNQSKMCYVTSRDYGKTWSRVKNITGATIDINKLATVFVAPGHGIQTRHLECWDLIIPAYVYVAGSWDTQLKGVKAHSFYLYSKDHGNSWRVSERIICYETGECELAEITGNHGELMLYCNARSTCGKRIEAQAEIGGTFASANESTTLPEYGGGCMGSVVSFPGKGQEGTHRLLYSHPTKEERNDLGIYLNRMDSKPWSDPKIIYEGPSAYSDLAYCQGTDTVAILFECGKKTPYEEIGFCSLPLNDVLSACSTTAV